One window of Diabrotica undecimpunctata isolate CICGRU chromosome 8, icDiaUnde3, whole genome shotgun sequence genomic DNA carries:
- the LOC140447252 gene encoding trans-1,2-dihydrobenzene-1,2-diol dehydrogenase-like isoform X1 codes for MVLTVEEKVQIVVWHVNGLSDNMIRQQFVNMFPNRPALARSTIQSIIRNFFTYGSVFPPRGVRTRRGVNPDLELRDILICTSIEQNPTQSTSRLGEQYGISRFRLMLENGKHVLCEKPFTMNEKQTKKLLDISKEKNLFLMEAVWSRCFPAYDKMIEVIKSGEIGEVVQVTVEFGVPISHVDRVKNKDLGGGVILDLGVYILQFQQYVFNGLKPTKIVASGHLNEEGIDSSVAAILTFPEGKTAVLSASSFTKLACEGVVYGTKGCIKMPTFWCPTTLDVNGVVLEFPLIKNEGEFNYLNSAGLAYEAEEARQCIMKNKIESPKITHDNTLELAQLMDKLRAELGVVFPADGESY; via the exons atggttttaacggtcgaggaaaaagtgcaaattgttgtctggcatgtgaatggattatcagacaacatgattagacaacaatttgtaaatatgtttccaaataggccggctctagcacgatcaacaattcagtctattatacgtaatttttttacttatggatccgtgttcccTCCAAGAGGAGTTCGAACACGAAGGggggtaaatccagatttggaactaagggacattTTGATTTGtacaagtattgagcaaaatcctacccaatcaacatctcgtctcggagaacaatatggaatttcaagatttaga ttaatGTTGGAAAATGGGAAGCATGTACTCTGTGAAAAACCATTTACCATGAATGAAAAGCAAACCAAAAAGTTGCTAGATATCTCTAAAGAAAAGAACTTGTTTTTAATGGAAGCAGTATGGTCTAGATGTTTTCCAGCATATGATAAAATGATAGAAGTTATTAAATCTGGAGAGATTGGAGAG GTAGTACAAGTAACTGTAGAATTTGGGGTACCTATTAGTCATGTTGACCGTGTCAAAAACAAAGATCTAGGTGGAGGAGTTATTCTAGATCTTGGTGTGTACATTCTACAGTTTCAACAGTATGTATTCAATGGTTTGAAGCCAACCAAAATTGTAGCTAGTGGACATCTAAACGAAGAGGGTATTGATAGTTCTGTTGCAGCTATTTTGACTTTTCCTGAAGGGAAAACAGCTGTACTTTCTGCATCTTCATTTACGAAACTTGCCTGTGAAG GTGTGGTGTACGGTACCAAAGGATGCATTAAGATGCCTACGTTTTGGTGTCCCACAACCCTAGATGTGAACGGTGTAGTCTTGGAATTTCCTTTGATTAAAAATGAAGGAGAGTTCAATTATCTCAACAGTGCTGGTTTGGCGTATGAAGCGGAAGAGGCAAGGCAATGTATAatgaaaaacaaaatagaaagtCCCAAAATTACCCATGACAACACCTTGGAATTAGCACAGCTGATGGACAAATTGAGAGCAGAATTGGGAGTAGTGTTTCCTGCAGATGGGGAATCTTACTAA
- the LOC140447252 gene encoding trans-1,2-dihydrobenzene-1,2-diol dehydrogenase-like isoform X2: MLLKWGIAAAGKISNDFVSALKALPLSDHKVVAIASRSQSNSDKFAKTHGIPNAYEGYDKLAKDENVNIVYVGVLNPQHYEVVKLMLENGKHVLCEKPFTMNEKQTKKLLDISKEKNLFLMEAVWSRCFPAYDKMIEVIKSGEIGEVVQVTVEFGVPISHVDRVKNKDLGGGVILDLGVYILQFQQYVFNGLKPTKIVASGHLNEEGIDSSVAAILTFPEGKTAVLSASSFTKLACEGVVYGTKGCIKMPTFWCPTTLDVNGVVLEFPLIKNEGEFNYLNSAGLAYEAEEARQCIMKNKIESPKITHDNTLELAQLMDKLRAELGVVFPADGESY; encoded by the exons ATGTTATTAAAATGGGGAATTGCTGCAGCTGGTAAAATATCTAATGATTTTGTCTCAGCCTTAAAGGCCTTACCATTATCTGACCATAAGGTTGTAGCAATTGCGAGTAGGTCACAAAGTAATTCAGACAAATTCGCTAAAACTCATGGTATTCCTAATGCttatgaaggttatgataaaTTGGCCAAAGATGAAAATGTGAACATAGTTTATGTAGGGGTGTTAAATCCACAACATTATGAAGTAGTAAAA ttaatGTTGGAAAATGGGAAGCATGTACTCTGTGAAAAACCATTTACCATGAATGAAAAGCAAACCAAAAAGTTGCTAGATATCTCTAAAGAAAAGAACTTGTTTTTAATGGAAGCAGTATGGTCTAGATGTTTTCCAGCATATGATAAAATGATAGAAGTTATTAAATCTGGAGAGATTGGAGAG GTAGTACAAGTAACTGTAGAATTTGGGGTACCTATTAGTCATGTTGACCGTGTCAAAAACAAAGATCTAGGTGGAGGAGTTATTCTAGATCTTGGTGTGTACATTCTACAGTTTCAACAGTATGTATTCAATGGTTTGAAGCCAACCAAAATTGTAGCTAGTGGACATCTAAACGAAGAGGGTATTGATAGTTCTGTTGCAGCTATTTTGACTTTTCCTGAAGGGAAAACAGCTGTACTTTCTGCATCTTCATTTACGAAACTTGCCTGTGAAG GTGTGGTGTACGGTACCAAAGGATGCATTAAGATGCCTACGTTTTGGTGTCCCACAACCCTAGATGTGAACGGTGTAGTCTTGGAATTTCCTTTGATTAAAAATGAAGGAGAGTTCAATTATCTCAACAGTGCTGGTTTGGCGTATGAAGCGGAAGAGGCAAGGCAATGTATAatgaaaaacaaaatagaaagtCCCAAAATTACCCATGACAACACCTTGGAATTAGCACAGCTGATGGACAAATTGAGAGCAGAATTGGGAGTAGTGTTTCCTGCAGATGGGGAATCTTACTAA